A part of Catenulispora sp. MAP5-51 genomic DNA contains:
- the hemC gene encoding hydroxymethylbilane synthase, translating to MSGSPGGQGSPSPGPDRALRLGTRASALALAQSGMVAEALTAATGRPVELVHVTTYGDTSREALSVIGGTGVFVNALREALYAGTIDFAVHSLKDLPTAAPEGLHLAAVTERAAVNDALVARDGLKLADLPAGAKVGTGAARRMALLKMIRPDLEVVPIRGNVDTRVNHVRTGDLDAVVVALAGLQRLGRAEEATEVFGPDVMLPSPGQGALAVECADADLVGVLAVLDDPATRAAVVAERTMLAVLEAGCSAPVGGHAIALDDNVLSLTGVVATVSGSRGLRLSRTGEVGEPEALGRRVAQALLADGAAELMEAGA from the coding sequence ATGAGCGGGAGTCCGGGCGGCCAAGGGTCGCCTTCCCCCGGTCCCGATCGGGCGTTGCGGCTGGGCACCCGGGCCAGCGCCCTGGCCCTGGCCCAGTCCGGGATGGTCGCCGAGGCGTTGACCGCGGCCACCGGGCGTCCCGTGGAGCTCGTCCACGTGACCACGTACGGAGACACCTCGCGCGAGGCGCTGTCCGTCATCGGCGGTACCGGCGTGTTCGTCAACGCTCTGCGGGAGGCGCTCTACGCCGGCACCATCGACTTCGCGGTGCACTCGCTGAAGGACCTGCCGACCGCGGCGCCCGAGGGGCTGCACCTGGCGGCGGTGACCGAGCGCGCGGCGGTGAACGACGCGCTGGTGGCGCGGGACGGCCTGAAGCTGGCCGACCTGCCGGCCGGCGCGAAGGTCGGGACCGGCGCCGCGCGGCGGATGGCGCTGCTGAAGATGATCCGGCCGGACCTGGAGGTCGTGCCGATCCGCGGCAACGTCGACACCCGGGTCAACCACGTGCGCACCGGCGACCTGGACGCGGTCGTGGTGGCGCTGGCCGGCCTGCAGCGGCTGGGCCGTGCCGAGGAGGCGACCGAGGTCTTCGGGCCGGACGTGATGCTGCCCTCGCCCGGACAGGGCGCGCTGGCCGTGGAGTGCGCGGACGCGGACCTGGTCGGCGTGCTGGCGGTGCTGGACGATCCGGCCACCCGGGCCGCGGTGGTCGCCGAGCGCACCATGCTGGCGGTGCTGGAGGCCGGGTGCTCGGCTCCGGTGGGTGGCCACGCGATCGCCTTGGATGACAACGTTTTGTCGTTGACCGGGGTGGTTGCTACCGTCAGCGGGTCCCGCGGCCTGCGGCTTTCCCGGACCGGTGAGGTCGGCGAGCCCGAGGCCCTGGGACGGCGGGTGGCCCAGGCGCTGCTCGCCGACGGCGCCGCCGAGCTCATGGAGGCCGGGGCGTGA
- a CDS encoding glutamyl-tRNA reductase: protein MSLLAVGLSHRSAPHALLERAALSTERTGKLLADLAASPNVHEAAALATCNRIEVYAGVDKFHAAVTEITELLSLHTGVEPAELTQHLYVHYDGRAVQHLFTVACGLDSMVVGEPQILGQIRTALATAQDHGTAGRALNDAMQQALRVGKRAHSETGLDRAGQSVVSVALEAAYQALRVEGPNELRALIIGAGSMAALAAASLNRAGVRHMVVANRTQERAEHLASQYGGDVVPMAEVVPALGEADLVVACTGAPGYVITGEMLNRAAHSHPVALVDLALPRDVDPAVRELAGVHVVDLERVAEDGSAQAAGAAQEIGAVRDLVLGEVEAYAAAQRAEAVAPTVAALRVMAADVVRAELDRLRGKTPHLGDKDRAEVEQTVRRVVDKLLHVPTVRVKQLAGAPGGSSYAEALRELFGLDPASVEAVSAANAAGTTNEVSA, encoded by the coding sequence GTGAGCCTTCTAGCGGTAGGACTGTCCCACCGGTCCGCACCCCACGCGCTCCTGGAGCGCGCGGCCCTGAGCACCGAGCGCACCGGCAAACTCCTGGCCGACCTCGCCGCGTCCCCGAACGTGCACGAGGCCGCGGCCCTGGCCACCTGCAACCGCATCGAGGTCTACGCCGGCGTCGACAAGTTCCACGCCGCGGTGACCGAGATCACCGAACTGCTGTCGCTGCACACCGGCGTGGAGCCGGCCGAGCTGACGCAGCACCTGTACGTGCACTACGACGGCCGCGCGGTGCAGCACCTGTTCACCGTCGCCTGCGGCCTGGACTCGATGGTGGTCGGCGAGCCGCAGATCCTCGGCCAGATCCGCACCGCCCTGGCCACCGCCCAGGACCACGGCACCGCCGGGCGCGCGCTGAACGACGCGATGCAGCAGGCGCTGCGGGTCGGCAAGCGCGCGCACAGCGAGACCGGCCTGGACCGGGCCGGGCAGTCCGTGGTCTCGGTCGCCCTGGAAGCGGCCTACCAGGCGCTGCGGGTCGAGGGCCCGAACGAGCTGCGGGCCCTGATCATCGGGGCCGGCTCGATGGCCGCGCTGGCCGCCGCGTCACTGAACCGGGCCGGCGTTCGTCATATGGTCGTGGCGAATCGGACCCAGGAGCGGGCCGAGCACCTGGCGTCGCAGTACGGCGGCGACGTGGTGCCGATGGCGGAGGTCGTGCCGGCGCTGGGGGAGGCCGACCTGGTGGTCGCCTGCACCGGCGCGCCGGGCTACGTCATCACCGGCGAGATGCTGAACCGGGCCGCGCACAGCCACCCGGTGGCGCTGGTCGACCTGGCGCTGCCGCGCGACGTCGATCCGGCGGTCCGGGAGCTGGCCGGCGTGCACGTCGTGGACCTGGAACGGGTCGCCGAGGACGGCAGCGCGCAGGCCGCCGGCGCCGCCCAGGAGATAGGCGCGGTCCGCGATCTGGTGCTCGGCGAGGTCGAGGCCTACGCTGCCGCACAGCGCGCGGAGGCCGTCGCACCGACCGTCGCCGCACTGCGCGTGATGGCCGCGGACGTGGTCCGCGCCGAGCTGGACCGGCTGCGGGGCAAGACCCCGCATCTGGGCGACAAGGACCGCGCCGAGGTCGAGCAGACCGTGCGGCGCGTGGTCGACAAGCTTCTTCACGTGCCGACGGTGCGCGTGAAACAACTCGCCGGCGCGCCCGGCGGGTCCTCCTACGCCGAGGCGCTGCGTGAGCTCTTCGGCCTCGATCCGGCCTCGGTGGAGGCCGTCAGCGCGGCGAACGCCGCGGGCACGACGAATGAGGTGTCAGCATGA
- a CDS encoding redox-sensing transcriptional repressor Rex, translated as MRSHRQGIPEATVARLPVYLRALISMQERGIITVSSEELAASAGVNSAKLRKDFSYLGSYGTRGVGYEVSFLVYQISRELGLTQDWAVAIIGIGNLGHALANYGGFASRGFRVAALFDADPALTGSVVAGVRVRHADELESAIRGLGISIFVISTPAAAAQPVADRLVAAGITSILNFAPVVLNVPEGVDVRKVDLSIELQILAFHEQRKGGHALPQAGDEPAESDGGGKTAGGPSKASSSGRPALDSSLIDTGIPS; from the coding sequence CTGCGTTCCCACCGGCAGGGCATCCCGGAGGCCACCGTCGCGCGGCTGCCGGTCTACCTGCGGGCTCTGATCAGCATGCAGGAGCGGGGCATCATCACCGTCTCCAGCGAGGAACTGGCGGCCTCGGCCGGAGTCAATTCCGCCAAGCTCCGCAAGGACTTCTCCTACCTGGGCTCCTACGGGACGCGCGGGGTCGGTTACGAGGTCTCCTTCCTCGTCTACCAGATCTCCCGCGAGCTGGGCCTGACCCAGGACTGGGCCGTGGCCATCATCGGCATCGGCAACCTGGGCCACGCGCTGGCCAACTACGGGGGGTTCGCCTCCCGCGGCTTCCGCGTGGCGGCCCTGTTCGACGCCGACCCCGCCCTCACCGGCTCGGTGGTGGCCGGGGTCCGCGTCCGGCATGCGGACGAACTGGAATCGGCGATCCGCGGCCTTGGAATCTCGATCTTCGTGATCTCGACTCCGGCAGCCGCCGCCCAGCCCGTCGCCGACCGTCTGGTCGCGGCCGGGATCACCTCGATCCTGAACTTCGCGCCGGTGGTCTTGAACGTGCCCGAGGGCGTGGACGTGCGCAAGGTGGACCTGTCCATCGAGCTGCAGATCCTCGCCTTCCACGAGCAGCGCAAGGGCGGGCACGCGCTGCCGCAGGCCGGAGACGAGCCGGCGGAGTCCGACGGCGGCGGGAAGACCGCCGGCGGACCTTCCAAGGCCTCCTCCTCCGGCCGTCCAGCCCTCGATTCCTCCTTGATCGACACCGGGATCCCCTCGTGA
- a CDS encoding glutaredoxin family protein, translating into MRLFKRAGGAPVTVTLVGKPGCHLCDDARATVLAVASETGAAVEELDITAEDFDPALKAEYWEQIPVTLVNGERHDFWRVDADRLRKAIGQAAKG; encoded by the coding sequence ATGAGACTCTTCAAGCGCGCCGGCGGCGCCCCCGTGACCGTGACCCTCGTCGGCAAGCCGGGGTGCCACCTGTGCGACGACGCGCGCGCGACCGTGCTCGCGGTCGCCTCCGAGACCGGTGCGGCCGTCGAGGAACTCGACATCACCGCCGAGGACTTCGACCCGGCGTTGAAAGCCGAATACTGGGAACAGATCCCCGTCACTTTGGTGAACGGCGAGCGCCACGACTTCTGGCGGGTGGACGCCGACCGGCTCCGCAAGGCGATCGGACAGGCCGCGAAGGGCTGA
- a CDS encoding HAD family hydrolase yields MGTETAGRTVHSAGRTVHSAAFFDLDNTLVQGASLFHLARGLTAHGMVTKREIAGHALRQVRFRVFGEQSGLLDDVQEHALDFVKGHEVARMEKICEAVFDDYLADKIWPGTRALSEAHLLNGKEVWLVTAAPIELAQVIARQLGLTGALATQPEAVQGVYTGRISGPLLHGPDKARQVARLARERGLDLAHSYAYSDSANDLPLLSLVGHPVAVNPDRALRRHARHHDWAIVDYRTTRRARPGLPVAGAAAAVGAVAAGAAAAAVHWAGDRD; encoded by the coding sequence ATGGGCACCGAGACTGCTGGGCGCACCGTGCACTCCGCTGGGCGCACTGTGCACTCCGCGGCGTTCTTCGACCTGGACAACACCCTGGTCCAGGGCGCGTCCCTGTTCCACCTCGCCCGCGGCCTGACCGCGCACGGCATGGTGACCAAGCGCGAGATCGCCGGGCACGCCCTGCGCCAGGTGCGCTTCCGGGTCTTCGGCGAGCAGTCCGGGCTCCTGGACGACGTCCAGGAACACGCGCTGGACTTCGTGAAGGGCCACGAGGTGGCCCGCATGGAGAAGATCTGCGAGGCGGTCTTCGACGACTACCTGGCCGACAAGATCTGGCCCGGCACCCGCGCCCTGAGCGAGGCGCACCTGCTCAACGGCAAAGAGGTGTGGCTGGTCACCGCCGCGCCGATCGAGCTGGCCCAGGTGATCGCCCGGCAGCTCGGGCTCACCGGCGCGCTGGCCACCCAGCCCGAGGCGGTCCAGGGCGTCTACACCGGCCGCATCTCCGGCCCGCTGCTGCACGGCCCGGACAAGGCCCGCCAGGTCGCGCGGCTGGCCCGGGAACGCGGCCTGGACCTGGCGCACAGCTACGCCTACAGCGACTCGGCGAACGACCTGCCGCTGCTGTCCCTGGTGGGGCACCCGGTGGCGGTGAACCCCGACCGCGCCCTGCGGCGACACGCGCGGCATCACGACTGGGCGATCGTCGACTACCGGACCACGCGGCGCGCGCGGCCCGGCCTGCCGGTCGCCGGTGCCGCCGCCGCGGTGGGGGCGGTGGCCGCCGGAGCCGCCGCGGCCGCGGTGCACTGGGCGGGCGACCGTGACTGA
- a CDS encoding ECF subfamily RNA polymerase sigma factor, BldN family, with protein sequence MYRDNFGLNGYSAKVGGDPFARTGSLSTQVLSTHVPMPTPTPLLDRQERGLLMLREAIRVVAGEGGGRGAHAAGTRSGSGARHGGGSGTADRAGGPVAGDGESEAMVQLVRQAQEGSADAFGELYRIYCDTVFRYIYYRVSTRALAEDLTSETFVRALRRITTFSWQGRDFGAWLVTIARNLVADHFKSSRHRMEVSTGEMLDSNEVEASPEDSVLEHLSNEALLDAVHRLNDQQRECVTLRFLQGLSVAETADIMGKNEGAIKTLQYRAVRTLARLLPAEAL encoded by the coding sequence GTGTACCGGGACAACTTCGGACTCAACGGATACAGCGCGAAGGTGGGTGGCGACCCGTTCGCCCGCACCGGCTCGCTGTCCACGCAGGTGCTGTCCACGCACGTGCCGATGCCGACACCGACGCCGCTGCTGGACCGCCAGGAGCGCGGCCTGCTCATGCTGCGCGAGGCCATAAGGGTCGTAGCAGGCGAGGGCGGCGGGCGCGGCGCGCACGCCGCGGGGACCCGTTCGGGGAGCGGCGCCCGCCACGGCGGAGGCTCGGGGACCGCGGACCGGGCCGGCGGCCCGGTCGCCGGCGACGGCGAGTCCGAGGCGATGGTGCAGCTGGTCCGCCAGGCCCAGGAGGGCAGCGCCGACGCGTTCGGCGAGCTCTACCGCATCTACTGCGACACGGTCTTCCGGTACATCTACTACCGCGTGTCGACCCGCGCCCTGGCCGAGGACCTCACCAGCGAGACCTTCGTGCGCGCGCTGCGCCGCATCACCACCTTCAGCTGGCAGGGCCGGGACTTCGGGGCCTGGCTGGTGACCATCGCCCGCAACCTGGTCGCCGACCACTTCAAGTCCAGCCGGCACCGCATGGAGGTCTCCACCGGCGAGATGCTCGACTCCAACGAGGTCGAGGCGTCCCCGGAGGACTCGGTGCTGGAGCACCTGTCCAACGAGGCCCTGCTGGACGCCGTCCACCGGCTCAACGACCAGCAGCGCGAGTGCGTCACGCTCCGTTTCCTACAGGGACTCTCCGTAGCGGAGACGGCCGACATCATGGGCAAGAACGAGGGCGCGATCAAGACTCTCCAGTACCGTGCGGTGCGCACACTTGCGCGACTCCTGCCGGCCGAAGCCCTCTAA
- a CDS encoding DUF5667 domain-containing protein → MAAAFGERQRAEQFARLLDGLDGSRDGGSGVATLIPPQKADPELRAMLRVVESVIDEGRAHAPTVRPEFREQLGARLHRDFMVLFNADVDGGGPGDGDVLARGRSAWRRRLIGGGVAVGVLSGGIGGVAWAASGALPGDPLYGVKRSLENMRVSVSGSDLERGEQYLGQAKTRLEEIQKLLGRHDSNVDGSDSSKLIAETADNLYQDVDSAGQLLAPLAESGNAEALTNLQNFLTAYEPQVQDLQTLLAPDTQDEARRLVALMDSLDARLSAARADLAKQRAAQQHPSSSDTDSHRGGALPGTPTPTGSPSSHAAPGQHAPSQGGPTGTESAGPSTAPSAPSSDPSSVHVSVPIGSSDTTLTVPPLISGLPPIGITLGNTAPATGPTTGGPPNTDPNPN, encoded by the coding sequence ATGGCCGCAGCATTCGGCGAGCGCCAGCGGGCCGAGCAGTTCGCCAGGCTGCTCGACGGCCTCGACGGCTCGCGGGACGGCGGCTCGGGTGTCGCCACGCTCATCCCGCCCCAGAAGGCCGACCCCGAACTCAGGGCGATGCTGCGGGTGGTCGAGAGCGTCATCGACGAGGGCCGCGCGCACGCGCCCACGGTGCGCCCGGAGTTCCGCGAACAGCTCGGCGCCCGTCTGCACCGCGACTTCATGGTCCTGTTCAACGCCGACGTGGACGGCGGCGGCCCCGGAGACGGCGACGTCCTGGCGCGCGGGCGCTCCGCGTGGCGGCGCCGGCTGATCGGCGGCGGCGTCGCGGTCGGCGTGCTGTCCGGCGGCATCGGCGGCGTGGCGTGGGCGGCGTCCGGCGCGCTGCCCGGCGACCCGCTGTACGGCGTCAAGCGCAGCCTGGAGAACATGCGGGTCTCGGTCTCCGGCTCGGACCTGGAGCGCGGCGAGCAATACCTCGGGCAGGCCAAGACCCGCCTGGAGGAGATCCAGAAGCTGCTGGGCCGGCACGACTCGAACGTCGACGGCTCCGACTCCAGCAAGCTCATCGCCGAGACCGCCGACAACCTGTACCAGGACGTCGACAGCGCCGGGCAGCTGCTGGCCCCGCTGGCCGAGTCCGGCAACGCCGAGGCGCTGACCAACCTGCAGAACTTCCTGACGGCCTACGAGCCGCAGGTCCAGGACCTGCAGACGCTGCTGGCCCCGGACACCCAGGACGAGGCCCGCCGCCTGGTGGCGCTGATGGACTCCCTGGACGCCCGGCTGTCCGCCGCGCGGGCCGACCTGGCCAAGCAGCGCGCGGCCCAGCAGCACCCGAGCAGCTCGGACACCGACTCGCACCGCGGCGGCGCGCTGCCGGGGACCCCGACGCCCACCGGCAGCCCCTCCTCGCACGCCGCGCCCGGCCAGCACGCGCCGAGCCAGGGCGGCCCGACCGGCACCGAGTCCGCCGGCCCCAGCACCGCCCCGAGCGCCCCGTCCAGCGACCCCTCGAGCGTGCACGTCTCGGTGCCGATCGGCTCCAGCGACACCACACTCACCGTGCCGCCGCTGATCAGCGGACTGCCGCCGATCGGGATCACCCTGGGGAACACGGCCCCGGCCACCGGGCCGACCACCGGCGGGCCGCCGAACACGGACCCGAACCCGAACTAA
- a CDS encoding PadR family transcriptional regulator, translating into MSSSSSRTEQTFQILTALVDGPLHGYGIIQEVARLSDGRTELRVGTLYGALDRLSGEGLLVLDREETVSGRLRRYYRLTDAGARVLAGEAERLARQAAVALERLRKRGAPRTSLGGTA; encoded by the coding sequence ATGAGTTCATCGAGTAGCCGGACGGAGCAGACGTTCCAGATCCTGACCGCGCTCGTCGACGGACCGCTGCACGGTTACGGGATCATCCAGGAGGTCGCCCGCTTGTCGGACGGCCGGACCGAGTTGCGCGTGGGCACGCTCTACGGCGCACTGGACCGGCTGTCCGGCGAGGGCCTGCTGGTCCTGGACCGCGAGGAGACGGTCTCGGGCCGCCTCCGCCGGTACTACCGCCTCACCGACGCCGGCGCGCGGGTGCTCGCCGGCGAGGCGGAGCGGCTCGCCCGGCAGGCCGCGGTGGCGCTCGAGCGGCTGCGGAAGCGGGGGGCGCCTCGTACGTCCCTGGGAGGGACGGCATGA